The DNA region CCTGGGCTTCCCACCTTTTTCTCGGCCTGGCCCTCTCGCTGGCGCCCGTAGGAGCCTGGATCGCTGTGGCCGGAGCGCCGTCTGCCTGGGTCGATCTGATGGTGCCCCTGTTCCTCGGTCTGGCGGTGCTGTTCTGGCTCGCCGGTTTCGACATCATCTATTCGCTTCAGGACCGCGAGTTCGACCGCGTGCACGGCCTGTTCTCGATTCCCGTCCGCTTCGGCGTCTCGAGAGCACTGAAACTGTCGGCCGGCTTCCACGTCCTTACGGCGTTGTTTCTGGCTGCCGTCGGGCTTGCCGCCGGGTCCGGCCCGCTTTACTGGATCGGGCTCGTCGTGGTTTCCGCCGTCCTCTTTTGGGAACACCGGATCGTTAAACCCTCCGACCTGTCCCGGATCAACAGGGCTTTCTTCGATTTCAACGCCTACGTCAGCGTGGTTTACTTCCTGGCTACCGCCGGCGACAGCCTCCTCGCGACGCTCGGCTCCGGTCGTTGAGCCGGGGTCGACGCTCTCGGTTCAAAGGGAGGGATCTTTCCGGGTCAGCCCGCGATGATACGGCTGCCTTGACTTCGCAATGTCGCGGACGATAATGAGCCTCGGGCGCGAGGTCTGGTTCCAATATCAAGGGCCCAAGGAGGCCCGGGAGGGGCTTATGGACTGGAGAGCCGCCGCACGGTTTCAACTTTCCGCTGCGCTCGCCGCAGCGTTCCTTCTCTACGGGTGCGCCACCATTCAGGTGAGCGGCCAGATCCAACGGGGACGGGCCGCGTTGCTTCGCGGCGAACCCGAGGCTGCGCTCCCTCATTTTCAGCGTGCCGCCGAGATCGACCCCGGCT from Candidatus Zixiibacteriota bacterium includes:
- a CDS encoding UbiA-like polyprenyltransferase, which gives rise to MELLSKVRDYGRLIRFSHTIFALPFAFSSVAFAWPRHPVTPRGAFWILVAMVGARSAAMAFNRIADRKFDALNPRTRDWELPRRKVSVGEAALLTLVSSLVFVFAAYQLNSLCFVLSPLALAVVFFYSLTKRFTWASHLFLGLALSLAPVGAWIAVAGAPSAWVDLMVPLFLGLAVLFWLAGFDIIYSLQDREFDRVHGLFSIPVRFGVSRALKLSAGFHVLTALFLAAVGLAAGSGPLYWIGLVVVSAVLFWEHRIVKPSDLSRINRAFFDFNAYVSVVYFLATAGDSLLATLGSGR